The nucleotide sequence GGCCGAGGCCGAGCGGCGCCTGCTGCCGCGTGAACGAGGTCGCGCCGGCGTCCGGCTGGTCGCGCTCGAGGATGTCCATTTCCTTCAGTTTGTTGCGCTCGCGCAGCGTGTCCTCAAGCTCATAGGGCCGGTCGAAATGGTCTTCGATCACGCCCTTGTTGCGGCCGGTGACGAACACGAGATGCTCGATGCCGGCTTCCAGCGCCTCGTCCACCACATGCTGGATCAGCGGGCGGTCGACTACGGTGAGCATTTCCTTCGGCATGGCCTTGGTGGCCGGGAGAAAGCGGGTGCCAAGACCGGCGACGGGAAACACAGCTTTACGGATTTTCATGAGGCTCTTTGCAGGCTGAGGGAGAGTTGAGGGGTGTTAGCAGGTTTTATCGGGCTGAAAAACGGCGGGGCGGGCCCAGAATAGACATGAGTTCCGTAAAGGTTATCGGATGAACGGAAGCTGAGCGGGCTGGGGAAATTTTGTGGCGGGGTGTTGCTTCATCCCTCCCCCTTGTGGGGAGGGTGGCGCGTTGCGAGCGCTAGCGAGCAACAAGCCGGGTGGGGGTGATTTCGCAGACCCCCACCCCGGTCTCGCTGTCGCTCGACCGACCCTCCCCACAAGGGGGAGGGAGAAGAGGGCTTCGCGCGAAACGATAAGCCGCGTCATCTCGCCGCCGAAAAATGCTGCGTTGTTAATCGGGTGGAAACCCTGTCCGGGCCTCCTGTATCCGGGATAGTCTTGAGCGGGTGTGGAGTACAATGACACGGATCGAACGTGAAGAAAGCGCGTGGCTGATGGTCGCGGGCGCGGCGCTGACCATGTCGGTGGTCGCGGTGGTCTCGCTGATGGCCGGTCCGGCCCATGGTCAGACCGCGTCCGGCCGCGGCGGCCTGGTCCAGCGCGGCGATGTCACCGGCTCGATTCAGCAGCAGCTGCAGGCTCCGCGTCAGGTTCGGCCCGCGCCGCGCCGCATGGCGCAGGCGGCGCCGCCGAAGGAATGGAGCGGCGAGGACGGCGCGTCCGGTCACCCCTTGATGACAGCGGACGCGATCCGCCGTTCGGCTGCGAATTTCGACCGCTGCGTCGCCGGGTTCTGGCCGGAGGCTCATCGGCGCGGCATCTCGCAGCAGAGCTTTACGCGCTTCACCGCGGATCTGTCGCCCGACCTGCGCATCATGGACCTGATGGACTCGCAGCCCGAGTTCACCAAGGCGGTGTGGGATTATCTCGACATTCTCGTCACCGACGCGCGGCTCACGCGCGGCCGCGAGGTGCTGGCGCAACACGCGGCGACCTTTGCCGCGGTCGAAAAAGCCTACGGCGTCGACCGCTACATTATCGCTGCGATCTGGGGCATCGAGTCGAACTACTCGACGCAGGGCGGCGATCGCAGTGTGCTCAATTCGACCGCGACGCTGGCCTGCATCGGCCGCCGTCAGGGTTACTTCAAGGACGAGTTTCTCGCAGCACTTGAAATCCTGCATCACGGCGATCTGACCCCGCAGCAGTTGCGCGGCTCATGGGCCGGTGCATTCGGCGCGACGCAGTTCATGCCGACCGCGTTCAAGCGCTTCGCGGTGGACTTCGACCGCGACGGCAAGCGCAACGTGGTCGACGACGTGCCGGACATCATCGCCTCCACGGCGGCGAAGTTCAAAAAGGACAACTGGCAGCCGGGGCAGACCTGGGGCTATGAGGTCGAGGTGCCGCAGGGCTTCAACTACCTGCATGCCGACCGCGCCAAGAGCTACACCATCGCGCAGTGGGAGCAACTCGGCGTGAAGCGCGCCGGCGGCAAGCCGTTTCCGCGCAACACCGACAAGGCGTTCCTGCTGGCGCCTGCCGGCGCGGACGGGCCGGGTTTCCTGATGCTGGGGAATTTCCGCTCGATCATGCGCTACAATCCGTCGGAGGCTTATGCGCTCGCCATCGGCCATTTCGCCGACCGGCTGCGCGGCGGCGGGCCGTTCCTGCAGGAATGGCCGCGGCAGGAGCGGGTACTGTCCCGCACCGAGCGGCTCGAGTTGCAGCAGCTTCTGGCCCAGCGCGGGTTCTATCGCGGCGAGCCGGACGGCAATCTCGGCGGCGAAACCAGGAAGGCGCTGCGCAGCTTCCAGGCCTCGATCGGGGCTCCGGCCGACGGGTTCGCCTCGTCCGGCGTGCTGGACCGGCTGCGCCGGCGGTAAAACATGTGATTTAAGAAGGGGTTCCCGGCCTGTCGGGCCGGACTGGTCACCTTCAAGTTGACATTTTCCGGGCGCACTTGACGGATGCGGCCGGACCCCGGTTTATGGGCCGATTGCCGGAGTTTTTGGGCGGATGATTTTGCGTCCCGCATGCAAACCGTGGCCACCGGGCGAGCGACCAAGATCCATGTCGAACAGGCCGAAACCGAAATCTTTCCTGAGCGTGTTCACCGATCGTGGGCCGCTGACGGTACTCGCCGTCGCGGGCGCGATGCTGTTCGGGATCGTCGCTCCGGCCTCGGCGCAGTTCTTCGATTTTGGCTTCGGCCGTCCGCAGCGGCCCGCGCCACCGCCGCAGCGCGGCGGCGGATTCTTCGCGCCGTTCTCGGACAGCTTCGGTCCCGCGCAACAGGCGCCGCGACCGGTGGATTCCTCGCGCGCCCCGGCCGCCGCCAAGCGCGAGGCCCCCGCCGACCGCAATGTGCTGGTGCTCGGCGACGCGATGGCGGACTGGCTCGCCTATGGCCTTGAAGATGCGTTGTCGGAAACGCCGGATCTCGGCGTGATCCGCAAGCACAAGACCGTGTCGGGTCTTTTGAAGTATCAGCCCAAGGGCGATCCGGCGGACTGGGCCGCGGCGGCAAAGGGAATTCTCGCCACCGAGAAGCCCGACGTCATCGTGGTGATGCTCGGCCTGCACGACCGTATTCCGATCCGCGAGCCCGTGGTCGAAAAGAAGGCCGACGCCAAGCCGGGCGAGAAGCCCGGCGACAAGGCCGACAAGAAAAACACCAAGAAGGATTCCCGCGCCAAGCCGAACGAACCGGATGCAGCGGCGAAGCCGGGGGACAAGCCTGCCGATACCAGCGCCGACAACAAGACCGCGGACAACAAGCCTGCGGAAGCGGATGCTGCTGCGGACGACGACGATCAGCCACAAATCATGGCACCAGACAAAGCGCAGCGCTCCGGCGGCATGCACGATTTCCGCGAGGAGCGCTGGGTAGAACTGTACGCGAAGAAAATCGAGGAGATGATCGCCGTCCTGAAGTCCAAGGGCGTGCCGGTGCTCTGGGTCGGTCTGCCTGCGGTGCGCGGCGCCAAGGCCACGTCGGACATGCTGTTCCTCGATGCGCTGTATCGCGACGGCGCCGGCAAGGCCGGCATCACCTATGTCGATGTCTGGGACGGCTTCGTCGATGACGCCGGGCGCTTCGCGCAGCAGGGCCCGGACTTCGAGGGCCAGATCCGCCGCCTGCGCTCAAGCGATGGCGTGTTCTTCACCAAGGCCGGCGCGCGCAAGCTCGCGCATTACACCGAGCGTGAAATCCGCCGCGTGCTCGCAGCCCATACCGGCCCGCTGGCCGTGCCGAGCGAGACCTTCGCGCCGGATTCCAACATCCGCCCGGGCGAAGCCGGCCCGCGTCCGTTGATGGGGCCGGTGATGCCGCTGGTGGCGTCGCAGGTCGGCACCGATGAACTGCTCGGCGGTGTCGGCACGCGGCCTGCATCGGTGGATGCGCTTGCCGCGCGGACGCTGGTGAAGGGTGAGCCGCTCGCCGCGCCCGCCGGCCGCGCCGATGATTTTGCATGGCCGCGCCGCGAAGTGGGCGCTCTCAGCGCTCCGCCCAGCGATCCGGTGGTGGCCGCTGCGCCGTCCGACGGGACCGCCGCGCCGCCGAAGCCGAAGCCGAAGAAGCAGCAGGTCGTGGTGCAGGGACTGTTCAATCCCTCCGCGCCGCCCCAGCAGCAGCGTCAGCGCGCCGGCCCCGGCCCGCGTGACGGGTACCAGCGGCCGCCGGGCTTTTTTGGGCAGTCGCCGTTCTCGGGCCTTTTCTCGCGCTGGTAACCAGCGCCATCACCGCGTCTGGATCGCA is from Afipia massiliensis and encodes:
- a CDS encoding lytic murein transglycosylase encodes the protein MTRIEREESAWLMVAGAALTMSVVAVVSLMAGPAHGQTASGRGGLVQRGDVTGSIQQQLQAPRQVRPAPRRMAQAAPPKEWSGEDGASGHPLMTADAIRRSAANFDRCVAGFWPEAHRRGISQQSFTRFTADLSPDLRIMDLMDSQPEFTKAVWDYLDILVTDARLTRGREVLAQHAATFAAVEKAYGVDRYIIAAIWGIESNYSTQGGDRSVLNSTATLACIGRRQGYFKDEFLAALEILHHGDLTPQQLRGSWAGAFGATQFMPTAFKRFAVDFDRDGKRNVVDDVPDIIASTAAKFKKDNWQPGQTWGYEVEVPQGFNYLHADRAKSYTIAQWEQLGVKRAGGKPFPRNTDKAFLLAPAGADGPGFLMLGNFRSIMRYNPSEAYALAIGHFADRLRGGGPFLQEWPRQERVLSRTERLELQQLLAQRGFYRGEPDGNLGGETRKALRSFQASIGAPADGFASSGVLDRLRRR
- a CDS encoding SGNH/GDSL hydrolase family protein gives rise to the protein MSNRPKPKSFLSVFTDRGPLTVLAVAGAMLFGIVAPASAQFFDFGFGRPQRPAPPPQRGGGFFAPFSDSFGPAQQAPRPVDSSRAPAAAKREAPADRNVLVLGDAMADWLAYGLEDALSETPDLGVIRKHKTVSGLLKYQPKGDPADWAAAAKGILATEKPDVIVVMLGLHDRIPIREPVVEKKADAKPGEKPGDKADKKNTKKDSRAKPNEPDAAAKPGDKPADTSADNKTADNKPAEADAAADDDDQPQIMAPDKAQRSGGMHDFREERWVELYAKKIEEMIAVLKSKGVPVLWVGLPAVRGAKATSDMLFLDALYRDGAGKAGITYVDVWDGFVDDAGRFAQQGPDFEGQIRRLRSSDGVFFTKAGARKLAHYTEREIRRVLAAHTGPLAVPSETFAPDSNIRPGEAGPRPLMGPVMPLVASQVGTDELLGGVGTRPASVDALAARTLVKGEPLAAPAGRADDFAWPRREVGALSAPPSDPVVAAAPSDGTAAPPKPKPKKQQVVVQGLFNPSAPPQQQRQRAGPGPRDGYQRPPGFFGQSPFSGLFSRW